One region of Nitrospira sp. genomic DNA includes:
- a CDS encoding filamentous hemagglutinin N-terminal domain-containing protein, translating to MHDSPNHTPARVPKTGPASYAFSKPSLRRERIFCGLLAAVHLLVPCLTLALPTDGRVAGGGATLQSTPKSITIQQTTDKAILNWKSFSIAADEAVHFRQPSADAIALNRVIGGDPSVILGRLQANGRIFLLNPNGILFGAGAQINVGGLLASTLHTRDEEFMAGRYLFAQDPLKGLKTVVNQGRLQVSEHGFVILAAPAVSNEGIIVANLGTTLLGSGQKLTVDLMGDGLINYALAGKVLEQVTGIDETAPGSAVKNSGTIHADGGQVILQASAAGDIFSSVVNQSGVVRARSLTHEDGIVRLDGGNSGQVTVAGSIDASGPAPGRTGGRVSLLGESVTLTPTARIDVSGDGGGGTALIGGQFQGRGTEPTATTTRVADHASISADALTQGSGGTVIVWADGHTQYAGTISAQGGASGGHGGFVEVSGKQALDFTGRVDTTAPAGNTGTLLLDPSNITISSAANANISAAPTFTGTTATSTLNVTTLQTALATNNVIVDTTSPFASAGNITVSNAVTWSSANSLDLRAHNTITVNAGLSSTGLGILRLIGDQDGIGGGNVALNAAISARLGGIEISGDGITSGTAGTITTTGLASGDAGHITINATGAVNLRGAVTANGGTAGADTSGRAGGTVAITGVGVTTGTLTANGSHGNGADQPGGAGGTLSITSTNGVTTGALTASGGNAGPGTAAGGQAGSLAVTNSTAGNLAVGALTARTGNASGTSASGPGGTVTITQHNAAAGAFLQTGAISTVGGSNGDGGPVTLSSQSGVQFATAATIQTTGGTAVAGTAGRAGGDLAITGRTVTTTGALTTSGSNGNGADQPGGQAGALSITAAGTVTTSAGALTASGGNAGTGNAAGGAAGALSVTNTSPTTGNVTTGALTSRTGNASGAGLAGAAGTVSVTQTNATAGATLQTGAINTSGGTQGAGGAVVLDSMGHVTVTSTITTTGGAAVTGGTHAGAAGGDVTITGVNRTITGLITASGGAAVGTDQAGGQAGVVAVTGTGTVTTTAGVTASTGAATGTGPGGGAGSITLTGTAVTSGPLTTTGGSNGAGGAVAITSTTGATTLTTVTTSGGTALAGTAGRPAGALTLASADTLTATTLTASGSHGNGADQPGGAGGTLSITSTGSHVRVGTISAIGGNALAGNANGGNGGSVSLDAGGATPTITHQTVTTTGGNRIGSGTAGTGGDISVADASLLSAATTIAAGGGSAGAGTGGHVTFGNTVDSSGSNRTLAVNTNGITTFTGAVGETFALTSLATDAPGSVRVGGNVTTTGVQTYNDPLTLLAHSTMTGTTPTFGSTLTGGGFDLTLNFSGTTVINGAAFTGINQFVSGNGGTTSLTGAFSTTGAQTFGDAVTLAGGTTLTSSGNHDITFNSTVNGARALAVNTTGTTTFGGPVGTTTALTSLTTDSGGTTAVNGGAVTTSGNQTYNDAVTMNQLTTVASTGGAITFAEHATNTLAGAGLTVEAPTLSLTSGKTVATTGSGPIRFLTNSFNPNGANIDAGTGAFTLSPTTLTNTIEFGDVNTARATTVYYGSLFGSLTAGSFTIGRPTHSGNIFVTGVAAAPSSIQIVNGGAGAVTFENSPYVGGNQSLGVTGGTGGITIGQDLTLGTGTLRLTTTGAISQTAGTLIAETAGVSATSGITLAQPLNDVVTLAARTTAGDLTFTNNNGFTIGAVTATADGFHPAVTGVSAGGAITLQSGGAVTQTQRILGSSLRLLGSGPFTLTDHTNEVTAFSANTTDHVQYTDASDVILGTSNIPDHFDLTTSGAITQSGALTVTGRTTLAAGASDITLTQPGNNFSRVDITSANHVALTDSDALVLGASTVNGTLDIATNGALTQSGALTVGGAATLASGSYDITLIEAGNDFNSVSITGGNHVSLTDTNALRLATSTITGNLHAHAGTLTIGGALTSSGGNLTLTGTNSVTQLAHLSVTGAHTITVTAPSGPLAMAPTATTSSDTGAIAYAAGADITLGSLRTGAGVTVISSGGSVLSTAGSGMNVTAGANSSLQALNGVVGTQVAPITVHVSAGTLGIHATAARFGISAFLNGTVFPGQALTMLNAPPGLVCFNACRFGTIPSFNVASAIPWYMRHASNPLWYSILSTYLPEDVVEGTRMDVFMDKDHVAREIPPCTPTGACAPEATILTPPSGTEDATAY from the coding sequence ATGCACGATTCACCCAATCATACGCCGGCACGGGTGCCAAAAACGGGCCCCGCTTCCTACGCCTTCAGCAAGCCATCGCTGCGGAGAGAGCGAATCTTCTGCGGATTGCTCGCCGCAGTCCACTTACTGGTTCCCTGCCTTACCCTCGCCCTCCCCACAGACGGCCGGGTCGCGGGAGGTGGCGCAACCCTTCAATCCACCCCCAAATCGATCACCATCCAACAAACCACCGACAAGGCCATTCTGAATTGGAAGAGCTTCTCCATCGCCGCCGATGAAGCGGTGCATTTCAGACAACCATCGGCCGACGCTATTGCGCTCAACCGGGTGATCGGAGGAGATCCCTCCGTCATTCTGGGCCGACTGCAGGCCAACGGGCGCATCTTCCTCCTCAACCCCAATGGCATCCTCTTCGGCGCCGGCGCACAGATCAACGTCGGCGGCCTCCTCGCGTCAACCTTGCACACGCGCGATGAAGAATTCATGGCCGGGCGTTACCTCTTTGCCCAAGATCCGTTGAAGGGGCTGAAGACCGTCGTCAACCAGGGCAGGCTGCAGGTCTCCGAACACGGCTTTGTCATCCTCGCGGCACCTGCCGTCTCCAACGAAGGCATCATCGTCGCCAATCTGGGCACGACCTTACTGGGCTCCGGACAGAAACTGACGGTCGATCTTATGGGCGACGGTCTCATCAACTATGCGCTCGCCGGCAAAGTCCTCGAACAGGTCACGGGTATCGACGAAACCGCCCCCGGCTCGGCGGTGAAGAACAGCGGGACCATTCATGCGGACGGCGGACAGGTCATTCTGCAGGCCAGCGCCGCTGGTGACATTTTCTCCTCCGTCGTCAACCAGAGTGGAGTGGTACGCGCCCGCAGCCTCACACACGAAGATGGAATCGTGCGACTCGACGGAGGGAACAGCGGGCAGGTCACAGTGGCGGGAAGCATCGACGCCTCCGGGCCTGCCCCCGGCCGAACAGGTGGCCGCGTGTCCCTGCTCGGCGAATCGGTCACGCTAACACCGACCGCGCGCATCGATGTCTCCGGTGACGGGGGCGGAGGCACCGCGCTGATCGGCGGGCAGTTCCAGGGACGGGGGACAGAACCGACCGCGACCACGACCCGCGTCGCCGACCATGCATCCATCTCGGCAGACGCTCTCACACAAGGTTCCGGTGGCACAGTCATTGTCTGGGCAGACGGCCACACTCAGTACGCCGGAACCATTTCGGCACAAGGCGGAGCCTCAGGGGGCCACGGCGGCTTCGTGGAAGTCTCAGGCAAGCAGGCTCTTGATTTCACCGGCCGCGTGGACACGACCGCACCGGCGGGGAACACGGGAACGCTCCTGTTGGACCCGAGCAACATCACCATCTCATCGGCGGCCAACGCCAATATCAGCGCCGCTCCGACATTCACGGGCACAACCGCCACATCGACGCTGAACGTGACCACGCTGCAAACCGCACTTGCAACCAACAATGTCATCGTCGACACGACGAGCCCCTTTGCGAGCGCCGGCAATATCACGGTCTCGAATGCCGTGACCTGGTCCAGCGCCAACTCCCTCGACCTGCGCGCCCACAATACGATCACCGTCAACGCCGGACTTTCCTCCACCGGATTAGGCATCCTCCGCCTGATCGGAGATCAGGATGGAATCGGAGGCGGCAACGTCGCCCTCAACGCCGCGATCTCAGCCCGACTCGGCGGCATTGAAATTTCCGGCGACGGCATCACCAGCGGCACGGCCGGAACGATCACCACGACCGGACTGGCGAGCGGAGACGCGGGCCACATCACAATCAACGCGACCGGGGCCGTCAATCTACGGGGTGCCGTCACAGCCAACGGCGGAACCGCAGGCGCCGACACCAGCGGGCGAGCCGGCGGCACGGTAGCAATCACAGGCGTCGGAGTCACCACCGGTACCCTGACGGCCAACGGCAGCCACGGTAACGGCGCCGATCAACCCGGCGGCGCAGGCGGCACCCTCAGCATCACCTCGACCAACGGAGTCACGACCGGCGCCCTGACCGCCAGCGGCGGCAACGCCGGCCCCGGCACCGCTGCCGGAGGACAGGCCGGAAGCCTCGCCGTCACCAACAGCACCGCGGGCAACCTCGCCGTCGGCGCCCTCACCGCACGCACCGGCAACGCCAGCGGCACCAGTGCCAGCGGCCCCGGGGGCACCGTCACCATCACCCAGCACAACGCGGCCGCCGGCGCCTTCTTGCAAACCGGCGCCATCAGCACCGTCGGCGGCTCCAACGGCGACGGGGGTCCCGTCACCCTGTCCTCACAAAGCGGCGTCCAGTTTGCGACCGCCGCGACCATCCAGACCACCGGCGGCACAGCCGTGGCCGGCACAGCCGGACGCGCCGGCGGGGACCTCGCGATCACCGGACGCACCGTCACCACCACCGGCGCCCTCACGACTTCCGGCAGTAACGGCAACGGCGCCGATCAACCCGGCGGCCAGGCCGGCGCCCTCTCGATCACCGCGGCCGGCACGGTGACCACCTCGGCCGGGGCGCTGACCGCCAGCGGCGGTAACGCCGGGACCGGCAACGCGGCCGGGGGGGCCGCCGGCGCCCTCTCGGTCACCAATACCTCGCCCACCACCGGCAACGTCACCACCGGGGCCTTGACCAGCCGGACCGGCAACGCCAGCGGCGCCGGGCTCGCCGGGGCGGCCGGGACGGTGTCCGTCACGCAAACCAATGCGACGGCCGGGGCAACGCTCCAAACCGGCGCAATCAACACCAGCGGCGGCACTCAGGGTGCCGGCGGCGCCGTCGTGTTGGACTCGATGGGCCACGTCACGGTGACGAGTACGATCACCACGACCGGCGGGGCAGCCGTGACCGGCGGGACTCATGCCGGGGCCGCCGGCGGCGATGTCACCATCACCGGCGTCAACCGCACGATCACCGGCCTGATCACGGCCAGCGGCGGCGCAGCGGTCGGGACCGATCAGGCCGGGGGCCAGGCGGGCGTCGTCGCCGTCACCGGCACCGGGACCGTCACCACCACCGCCGGGGTGACGGCATCCACCGGCGCGGCCACGGGCACCGGGCCGGGCGGCGGCGCCGGCTCGATCACGCTGACGGGCACCGCCGTCACTTCGGGGCCGCTCACGACGACCGGCGGCAGCAACGGCGCGGGCGGCGCCGTCGCCATCACGTCCACCACGGGCGCGACCACCCTGACCACCGTCACCACCTCCGGGGGTACCGCGCTGGCCGGGACGGCCGGACGCCCCGCCGGCGCCCTCACCCTGGCTAGTGCCGACACGCTCACCGCGACCACCCTGACCGCCAGCGGCAGCCACGGCAACGGCGCCGATCAACCCGGCGGCGCAGGCGGCACCCTCAGCATCACCTCGACAGGAAGCCATGTCAGAGTCGGAACCATCTCGGCCATCGGCGGCAATGCGCTCGCCGGAAACGCCAACGGGGGCAATGGGGGATCGGTCTCGCTCGATGCAGGCGGTGCAACACCCACGATCACTCATCAGACAGTGACGACAACAGGAGGCAACCGGATCGGCAGCGGGACCGCGGGGACGGGTGGGGACATCTCCGTGGCCGATGCATCGCTGCTCTCAGCCGCCACGACCATCGCTGCCGGCGGAGGCAGCGCAGGTGCCGGCACCGGAGGCCACGTGACATTCGGGAATACCGTCGATTCATCCGGATCCAACCGCACACTCGCCGTCAATACGAACGGCATCACAACCTTCACCGGAGCAGTCGGGGAGACATTCGCGCTGACCTCTCTCGCCACAGATGCGCCGGGAAGCGTCAGAGTCGGCGGCAACGTCACCACGACCGGTGTGCAGACCTACAACGACCCGCTCACGCTGCTCGCCCATTCGACGATGACCGGCACCACCCCGACCTTCGGCTCGACCCTCACAGGCGGAGGGTTTGATCTCACGCTGAACTTCAGTGGGACGACCGTCATCAACGGGGCCGCCTTTACCGGCATCAATCAGTTCGTGAGCGGCAATGGAGGGACGACCAGCCTCACCGGCGCGTTCAGTACCACCGGTGCGCAAACATTCGGCGACGCGGTCACACTGGCCGGCGGCACCACATTGACAAGCTCCGGCAATCACGACATCACGTTCAACAGCACCGTCAACGGAGCGCGGGCTCTGGCCGTCAATACGACCGGCACGACTACCTTCGGCGGGCCGGTCGGAACCACCACGGCGCTCACGAGCTTGACCACCGACTCCGGCGGCACCACCGCCGTGAACGGCGGAGCGGTCACCACATCCGGCAACCAGACCTACAACGATGCCGTGACCATGAACCAGCTCACAACCGTCGCCTCCACCGGCGGGGCCATCACGTTTGCGGAACACGCCACCAATACCCTGGCGGGAGCCGGCCTGACGGTCGAGGCACCCACCCTTTCGCTCACAAGCGGAAAGACGGTGGCCACGACCGGCAGCGGCCCGATCAGATTCCTGACGAACAGCTTTAATCCCAACGGAGCGAATATCGACGCGGGAACGGGCGCGTTCACACTGTCGCCGACTACCCTGACGAACACCATCGAGTTCGGCGATGTAAACACTGCGCGGGCGACCACGGTGTATTACGGATCCCTGTTCGGAAGTCTGACGGCCGGCAGCTTTACCATAGGCCGCCCGACCCACAGCGGCAACATCTTCGTCACAGGCGTGGCGGCAGCCCCCAGTTCGATCCAGATCGTGAACGGCGGAGCGGGAGCGGTCACCTTTGAAAACTCCCCCTATGTCGGCGGAAACCAATCCCTCGGAGTCACCGGCGGAACCGGCGGCATCACCATTGGGCAAGACCTGACGCTTGGGACCGGGACCTTGCGGTTGACGACGACGGGAGCGATTTCGCAAACGGCAGGAACCCTCATCGCGGAGACCGCCGGGGTCTCCGCGACAAGCGGGATCACGTTGGCACAGCCCCTCAATGACGTAGTCACACTGGCGGCTCGGACGACGGCAGGCGACCTGACCTTCACGAATAACAACGGATTCACGATCGGCGCAGTGACAGCTACCGCAGACGGGTTCCATCCCGCCGTCACAGGTGTGAGCGCAGGCGGCGCCATTACTCTTCAGAGCGGCGGCGCAGTCACGCAAACCCAGCGGATTCTCGGCTCAAGCTTGAGACTTCTGGGCAGCGGCCCTTTCACGCTGACAGACCACACAAATGAGGTGACGGCATTCTCAGCCAATACGACCGACCACGTACAATACACCGATGCGAGCGACGTCATTCTCGGCACCTCGAATATCCCGGATCACTTCGATCTCACTACGAGCGGCGCCATCACCCAGAGCGGGGCTCTCACCGTCACCGGCAGAACGACACTCGCTGCAGGAGCGAGCGACATCACACTCACACAGCCCGGCAATAATTTCTCGCGTGTCGACATCACGAGTGCGAACCATGTCGCCCTGACGGACAGCGATGCGCTGGTGCTCGGCGCGTCAACCGTCAACGGCACCCTGGACATCGCCACCAACGGCGCACTCACCCAAAGTGGGGCATTGACCGTGGGCGGCGCCGCCACGCTCGCCTCCGGCTCCTATGACATCACCTTGATCGAGGCCGGAAACGACTTCAACAGCGTCAGCATCACCGGCGGCAACCACGTCTCGCTCACGGACACGAATGCGCTCAGGCTCGCCACATCCACCATCACCGGGAACCTGCACGCCCATGCCGGCACTCTGACGATCGGGGGCGCGCTGACGTCAAGTGGCGGCAACCTGACTCTGACCGGCACGAACTCGGTGACCCAGCTGGCCCACCTTTCGGTGACCGGCGCCCACACGATCACGGTCACTGCGCCCAGCGGCCCGTTGGCCATGGCGCCCACCGCCACGACCAGCAGCGACACCGGCGCCATCGCCTATGCCGCAGGAGCAGATATTACCCTGGGGTCCCTGCGCACCGGTGCAGGAGTGACTGTGATATCGAGCGGCGGGTCGGTGTTGAGCACAGCAGGTTCGGGCATGAACGTCACCGCAGGCGCGAACTCATCCTTGCAGGCGCTCAACGGAGTGGTCGGAACGCAAGTCGCGCCGATCACCGTGCATGTGAGCGCCGGCACCCTCGGCATTCATGCGACGGCGGCCCGTTTCGGCATCTCGGCCTTTCTGAACGGCACCGTATTCCCCGGCCAGGCGCTCACCATGCTGAATGCCCCCCCCGGCCTTGTCTGTTTCAATGCCTGCCGGTTCGGCACGATCCCCTCGTTCAACGTGGCGTCCGCCATCCCCTGGTATATGCGCCACGCGTCCAACCCCTTATGGTACAGCATTCTCTCGACCTATCTACCGGAAGACGTGGTCGAGGGAACGCGCATGGATGTCTTCATGGACAAAGACCACGTGGCCCGTGAAATCCCTCCTTGCACCCCGACCGGCGCCTGCGCACCCGAAGCCACAATCCTCACGCCACCCTCCGGCACCGAAGACGCAACCGCGTACTGA
- a CDS encoding DUF2878 domain-containing protein — translation MSNAIANAVVFQVGWWIAVLGTGWAYHWMGPILVACLVGVNVCSSADRRATARIVIVVGLFGTLLDSALSFAGLLLFVENPFAPWLCPPWLIALWCLLATTLNGSLRWLAGHNRPAALVGGIFGPLSYYAGQQLGALRLGRNETLSLLLLSILWAVVLPLLLRWASGRRSASGSGDA, via the coding sequence ATGAGCAACGCCATCGCTAATGCGGTGGTCTTTCAGGTCGGCTGGTGGATCGCTGTCCTTGGCACGGGTTGGGCCTATCACTGGATGGGCCCCATCCTGGTCGCCTGCCTGGTCGGTGTGAATGTCTGCTCCTCGGCCGACCGCCGCGCGACCGCTCGAATCGTTATCGTGGTTGGACTGTTCGGAACGCTGCTGGACAGCGCCCTCAGCTTCGCCGGTCTCCTCCTGTTTGTCGAGAACCCCTTCGCGCCCTGGCTGTGTCCGCCCTGGTTGATCGCACTCTGGTGCCTCTTGGCGACGACGTTGAACGGGTCTCTTCGTTGGTTGGCGGGGCACAATCGGCCGGCGGCGCTTGTCGGGGGGATCTTCGGTCCGTTGAGTTACTACGCAGGACAACAACTCGGAGCGCTCCGGCTTGGCCGCAATGAGACCCTCTCGTTGTTGTTGCTGTCTATCCTGTGGGCGGTCGTGCTGCCGCTGTTGTTGCGCTGGGCTTCGGGGCGGAGGAGCGCAAGTGGGTCCGGTGATGCTTGA
- a CDS encoding class I SAM-dependent methyltransferase has protein sequence MNDLVPTDCSPAVDRRPPHAAESDPSPGLLVRIARRIVRARLRRLIQGTITVVEGPSRTVFGEPCSVSTLKATITILAPDCYLDIAWSGTVGAGESYARGDWHCDDLTALVRIFALNRSLVDGMERGVARLSAPLLKVAHRLRRNTKTGSRQNIAAHYDLSNEFFAQMLDRTMMYSCAYFQRPDSTLEEASRAKLDLICRKLHLTEDDHLVEIGSGWGGLACHAAKTYGCRVTTTTISRAQYELAVRRVREDGLSDRVRVLLTDYRDLPALGLRFDKLVSVEMIEAVGHEYYPAFFDVCSRLLKPDGLMLLQAITIDERYYERAKRSVDFIQRFIFPGSCIPSVNTLCRAMAQASDFSLLHLQDIGAHYPPTLRGWRENLRRNVEYVGRLGFRSEFLRLWEFYLSYCEGGFLERSISTAHLLFAKSGWRQDPLAG, from the coding sequence ATGAATGACCTCGTGCCGACCGACTGTTCACCCGCCGTGGACCGGCGGCCGCCGCATGCCGCAGAGTCTGACCCTTCTCCCGGCCTGCTGGTCCGGATTGCCAGACGCATCGTCCGTGCCCGTCTGCGCCGGCTCATCCAGGGAACGATCACGGTGGTGGAGGGGCCGAGCCGCACGGTCTTCGGCGAGCCCTGCTCCGTCTCAACGCTCAAGGCGACGATTACCATTCTCGCGCCCGACTGTTATCTCGACATCGCGTGGAGCGGGACGGTGGGTGCGGGAGAAAGTTATGCCCGGGGCGACTGGCATTGCGACGACCTCACGGCGCTGGTCCGGATTTTCGCGTTGAATCGATCGCTCGTGGACGGTATGGAGCGGGGGGTGGCGCGCTTGTCCGCACCGCTGCTCAAGGTTGCGCACCGGCTTCGACGGAATACCAAAACGGGAAGCCGGCAAAACATTGCGGCCCATTACGACCTGAGCAACGAATTCTTTGCGCAGATGCTGGATCGGACCATGATGTATTCCTGCGCCTATTTCCAACGTCCCGACAGCACGCTGGAGGAGGCTTCGCGCGCCAAGCTCGATTTGATCTGCCGCAAGCTCCATCTGACGGAAGACGACCATCTGGTGGAAATCGGATCCGGCTGGGGCGGCCTGGCCTGCCACGCCGCGAAGACCTACGGTTGTCGAGTGACGACGACCACGATTTCCCGAGCGCAGTACGAACTGGCGGTTCGCCGGGTGCGTGAGGACGGCCTGTCCGATCGTGTGCGGGTGCTGCTCACCGATTATCGGGATTTGCCCGCGCTCGGCTTGCGGTTCGACAAGCTGGTTTCGGTGGAGATGATCGAGGCCGTGGGCCATGAATACTACCCCGCGTTCTTCGATGTCTGCAGTCGCCTGTTAAAGCCCGACGGGCTGATGCTGCTCCAGGCGATCACCATCGATGAGCGGTACTATGAGCGGGCGAAGCGGTCGGTCGATTTTATCCAACGCTTCATCTTCCCCGGTAGTTGCATCCCTTCCGTGAATACCTTGTGTCGGGCCATGGCGCAGGCATCGGACTTCAGCCTGTTGCATCTACAGGATATCGGCGCGCATTACCCGCCGACCTTGCGAGGCTGGCGCGAGAACCTGCGGAGGAATGTCGAGTACGTGGGGCGGCTCGGATTTCGTTCCGAGTTCCTGCGGCTGTGGGAATTTTATTTGTCCTACTGCGAAGGCGGATTCCTCGAACGGTCGATCTCGACAGCCCACCTCCTGTTCGCGAAATCCGGGTGGCGGCAGGATCCCCTGGCAGGATGA
- a CDS encoding DUF1365 domain-containing protein — protein MKSCVYEGTVRHRRDVPVRHSFHYSIFMMYLDLTELPDLFHERWFWSPATPNLAWFRQSDHLGDPEKPLDQNVRDLVESKTGRRPAGPIRLLTHLRYFGYGFNPVSFYYCFDPADRLVETVVAEVTNTPWGEQHCYVLGASLDEGIGRRHRYRFGKQFHVSPFMGMDVDYDWRFGTPGAALSVHMENFHGGERFFDATMVLRREEMTGRSLARVLLRYPLMTTQVIAAIHWQALRLWLKRCPVIPHPDRSRHSVDARRISG, from the coding sequence CTACTCGATCTTCATGATGTATCTGGATCTGACCGAATTACCGGACCTCTTCCATGAACGCTGGTTCTGGTCTCCCGCGACCCCGAACCTGGCCTGGTTTAGGCAGAGCGACCACCTGGGCGATCCGGAGAAGCCTCTGGATCAGAATGTGCGTGATCTCGTCGAATCGAAGACCGGTCGCCGGCCGGCCGGTCCGATCCGGCTGCTTACGCACCTGCGCTACTTCGGGTACGGCTTCAACCCGGTGAGCTTTTATTATTGTTTCGACCCCGCCGATCGGCTGGTTGAGACCGTGGTGGCTGAAGTGACGAACACACCGTGGGGCGAACAGCATTGTTATGTGCTCGGTGCGTCCCTGGATGAGGGGATCGGTCGTCGACACCGGTATCGCTTCGGCAAGCAATTTCACGTCTCTCCGTTCATGGGCATGGATGTGGACTACGATTGGCGGTTCGGCACGCCCGGTGCAGCGCTTTCGGTGCACATGGAGAATTTCCACGGTGGAGAACGGTTCTTCGATGCCACGATGGTCCTGCGCCGGGAGGAGATGACCGGTAGGTCCCTGGCCCGTGTGTTGCTGCGGTACCCGCTGATGACGACGCAGGTGATTGCGGCGATCCATTGGCAGGCGTTGCGCCTGTGGTTGAAACGTTGTCCCGTCATTCCCCATCCCGACAGGTCCAGGCATTCCGTCGATGCAAGGAGGATATCCGGATGA